Proteins encoded within one genomic window of Candidatus Pseudothioglobus singularis PS1:
- a CDS encoding N-acetylglutaminylglutamine amidotransferase — MCGICGQFRFDGKKVSSKSLDMMMSKLARRGPDSSGKWIEGAIGFGHQRLSIIDLSNLGSQPMVDEKLGLTLVFNGTIYNYKSLRALLISLGYTFFSNSDTEVIIKAYHCWGVGCLERLDGMFAFAIWDDASQKLFIARDRMGIKPFYFNTSSKAFTFASNSQALLTQDLDKSINPVALQQQLSLHGVVPAPNTIINGIQKLKPGTFIILNSDGQIQEKTYWSPSANRPSENISDQEYIERTHELLTAAVTKRMDASDVPIGVLLSGGLDSSLIVALLKEAGHEDIRTFSIGFEDIDDEAGSEFEYSDQIVSRFKTQHQKYKISNQEVLPRLSEAVMNMSEPMVGQDAVAFYLLSEQVSKHTKVVLSGQGADEAFAGYFWYPRMAKENGSDIERFSRHYVDRPHKEYLKTVASQYQGENHTHNWLNKEFSKPGADSFIDKVFRTDMTRLIVDDPVKRVDNMTMAWGLEARVPFMDTELVEWALSIPPNLKMREEGKYPLKDISRGLLPDSVIDRKKGYFPMPALKYIQGEFLEFMSDILLSRACINRGIFDKQYINKIIDSPRDYMTALNGSRLWHLALLEYWFQINVDK; from the coding sequence ATGTGTGGGATTTGCGGCCAGTTTCGCTTTGATGGAAAAAAAGTTTCTTCAAAGTCTTTAGATATGATGATGTCCAAACTTGCCCGACGAGGACCTGATTCTAGTGGTAAATGGATTGAAGGCGCAATTGGTTTCGGACATCAGCGTCTCAGTATTATTGATTTATCAAATTTAGGCTCTCAGCCAATGGTTGATGAAAAGCTTGGATTAACACTTGTTTTTAATGGAACGATTTATAACTATAAATCACTTCGAGCTTTATTAATTAGTCTTGGCTATACTTTTTTTTCAAATTCTGATACTGAAGTGATCATAAAAGCATACCATTGCTGGGGCGTGGGATGTCTTGAGCGTTTAGATGGTATGTTTGCTTTTGCAATTTGGGATGACGCCTCTCAAAAGCTATTTATTGCAAGAGATAGGATGGGAATTAAGCCATTCTATTTTAATACTTCTAGTAAGGCGTTTACATTTGCTTCCAACTCTCAAGCGCTTCTCACGCAGGATCTTGATAAAAGTATAAACCCTGTTGCTCTTCAGCAGCAACTCTCTTTGCATGGTGTTGTGCCTGCTCCAAATACAATTATTAATGGCATTCAAAAATTAAAACCAGGCACATTTATTATTTTAAATTCTGATGGTCAAATTCAAGAAAAAACATACTGGAGTCCCAGCGCAAATAGACCTTCAGAGAATATTTCTGATCAAGAGTATATTGAGAGAACACATGAGCTCTTGACTGCAGCTGTTACAAAAAGGATGGATGCATCTGATGTTCCAATTGGAGTTTTACTCTCTGGTGGCCTTGATTCGTCTCTTATTGTGGCATTACTTAAAGAAGCTGGTCATGAAGATATTCGAACTTTTTCGATTGGTTTCGAAGATATTGATGATGAGGCTGGAAGTGAATTTGAATACTCTGATCAAATTGTTTCTCGATTTAAGACTCAGCATCAAAAGTATAAGATCAGTAATCAAGAGGTACTTCCAAGATTGTCAGAGGCAGTTATGAATATGTCTGAGCCAATGGTTGGTCAAGATGCTGTAGCTTTTTATCTCCTATCAGAACAGGTTTCAAAGCACACTAAGGTGGTACTTTCAGGGCAAGGAGCCGATGAAGCTTTTGCTGGATATTTTTGGTATCCAAGAATGGCTAAAGAAAATGGTAGTGACATTGAGCGCTTTTCTAGACATTATGTTGATAGACCGCACAAGGAGTATTTAAAAACTGTTGCATCTCAATATCAAGGAGAAAACCACACACATAATTGGTTAAATAAAGAATTTTCTAAACCTGGCGCTGACTCTTTTATAGATAAAGTGTTTAGGACTGATATGACTCGGTTGATAGTCGATGATCCTGTTAAACGAGTTGATAATATGACTATGGCATGGGGGCTAGAGGCTAGAGTTCCATTTATGGATACTGAGCTTGTTGAATGGGCGCTATCTATCCCTCCAAATCTTAAGATGAGAGAAGAGGGCAAGTATCCATTAAAAGATATTTCTAGGGGGCTATTGCCAGACTCTGTTATTGATCGAAAAAAAGGTTATTTCCCAATGCCAGCGTTGAAATATATTCAGGGCGAATTTCTGGAATTTATGTCTGATATACTTCTATCACGCGCATGCATCAATAGAGGTATTTTTGACAAACAATATATCAATAAAATAATTGATTCACCAAGAGATTATATGACTGCATTGAATGGCTCTAGACTCTGGCACTTAGCATTACTCGAGTATTGGTTTCAAATTAATGTGGACAAATAA
- the leuD gene encoding 3-isopropylmalate dehydratase small subunit yields MKKFSSINSIAMPLDRANIDTDAIIPKQFLKSIKRSGFGPNLFDEWRYLDHGEPGMDNSIRPINPDFVLNNPTYSGAQILLTRRNFGCGSSREHAPWALEDYGFRAIIAPSFADIFYNNCFKNGVLPIVLSSEIVDSLFSYSGLINIDLEKQIVKIDQNSFEFEVDPERKRRLINGLDDIGLTLQNENQIRIFETAHFAKYPWL; encoded by the coding sequence ATGAAAAAATTTAGCTCAATTAACTCAATTGCTATGCCACTTGATCGTGCTAATATTGATACAGATGCAATTATTCCAAAACAATTTCTAAAATCAATTAAAAGAAGTGGTTTTGGTCCAAATCTATTTGATGAATGGCGCTATCTTGATCATGGAGAGCCAGGCATGGATAATTCAATCCGTCCAATTAATCCAGACTTTGTTTTAAACAACCCAACCTACTCTGGTGCACAAATATTATTAACAAGACGCAACTTTGGATGTGGCTCTTCTAGAGAACATGCACCTTGGGCTTTAGAAGATTATGGCTTTAGAGCAATTATTGCCCCCAGTTTTGCTGATATATTCTATAACAATTGTTTTAAGAATGGTGTTCTTCCAATAGTATTGAGTAGTGAAATTGTTGATAGCTTATTCAGTTATTCAGGACTTATAAATATTGACCTAGAAAAGCAAATTGTAAAGATTGATCAAAATTCGTTTGAATTTGAGGTGGACCCTGAAAGAAAGCGAAGACTAATCAATGGACTCGATGATATTGGTTTAACATTACAGAACGAAAATCAAATTCGCATATTTGAAACAGCGCATTTTGCGAAATACCCCTGGCTATGA
- a CDS encoding HU family DNA-binding protein has product MNKSELIDAIASGANLSKADAARALNATTGAITSAMASGDGVQLTGFGSFVVRSRAARTGRNPQTGATIQIKASNVAAFKAGKALKDACN; this is encoded by the coding sequence ATGAATAAATCAGAATTAATTGATGCAATCGCTTCAGGTGCTAACCTTTCTAAAGCAGATGCTGCAAGAGCTTTAAATGCTACTACTGGTGCTATCACTTCTGCTATGGCAAGTGGTGATGGTGTTCAACTTACTGGATTTGGTAGTTTTGTTGTAAGAAGTCGTGCAGCTCGTACTGGTCGTAACCCTCAGACAGGAGCTACTATTCAAATTAAAGCTTCTAATGTGGCAGCATTCAAAGCTGGTAAGGCATTGAAGGATGCATGTAACTAA
- the ruvA gene encoding Holliday junction branch migration protein RuvA — MIGHLKGTIISKNPPEVILEVGGIGYEVLCPMSTFYQLDNLSEDVLLFTHLSIKEDGHTLFGFITKDEKNIFRELIRVNGVGPKVALAILSHLTVKSLIECISTEDADLLAKTPGIGKKTALKLIVELQDRLVKLELVGSPEATNQMDQRNNPNSKQAIEALQSLGFKTKEANRMVSKIDDQDLSTEQLIRLALQNK; from the coding sequence ATGATTGGACATCTAAAAGGAACAATTATCAGTAAGAATCCACCCGAGGTGATTCTTGAGGTTGGTGGTATTGGATATGAAGTACTTTGCCCAATGTCCACATTCTATCAACTTGATAATTTATCTGAGGATGTTTTATTATTTACTCATCTTAGCATTAAAGAGGATGGGCATACTTTATTCGGCTTTATTACTAAAGATGAAAAAAATATTTTTAGAGAGTTAATACGAGTGAATGGTGTTGGGCCTAAAGTCGCTCTAGCTATTCTCTCTCATTTAACTGTCAAATCTTTAATTGAGTGTATCTCAACAGAAGATGCGGACCTTCTTGCAAAAACTCCAGGAATTGGTAAAAAAACTGCCCTTAAGCTCATCGTTGAACTACAAGACAGACTTGTTAAGTTAGAATTAGTTGGAAGCCCAGAAGCCACTAATCAGATGGATCAAAGAAATAACCCTAATTCTAAACAGGCTATAGAGGCGCTTCAATCTCTTGGCTTTAAAACAAAAGAAGCCAATAGAATGGTTTCAAAAATTGATGACCAAGATCTTTCAACTGAGCAATTGATTCGCTTAGCACTTCAAAATAAATAA
- the smpB gene encoding SsrA-binding protein SmpB has product MAKNKKDNSNTIALNKKARHDYFIEQSLEAGLSLLGWEVKSLRENKVQIKESYVIYKNNELFLFGAHISPLRSASSHVDCDPIRTRKLLLNRLEINRLREKITQKGATVVPLKLYWARGHVKLEIGVAKGKKAHDKRQDIKDRDWKLDKARALKESNQ; this is encoded by the coding sequence ATGGCAAAAAATAAAAAAGATAATTCAAATACTATTGCTTTAAATAAAAAAGCTAGGCATGACTATTTTATCGAACAAAGTCTAGAGGCAGGTCTAAGTTTACTAGGCTGGGAAGTTAAAAGCCTTAGAGAGAATAAAGTTCAAATTAAAGAAAGCTATGTTATTTATAAAAATAATGAGCTCTTTCTTTTTGGTGCCCATATTTCTCCATTAAGATCAGCTTCAAGCCATGTAGATTGTGACCCAATTAGAACTCGAAAGCTGCTACTTAATAGACTTGAAATTAATAGATTAAGGGAAAAAATTACGCAAAAAGGAGCAACTGTTGTTCCTCTAAAATTATATTGGGCAAGGGGTCATGTAAAGCTTGAAATCGGAGTTGCAAAAGGAAAAAAAGCACATGACAAGAGGCAAGATATTAAAGATAGAGACTGGAAACTGGATAAAGCTAGAGCACTAAAAGAGAGTAATCAATAA
- a CDS encoding pseudouridine synthase, with protein sequence MAKVIAFNKPFGVICQFSGEGDTLANYVNIPDIYPVGRLDKDSEGLVILTDDGYLQNRVSDPKYKKIKTYVVQVEGEITNTATSALEKGVKLKDGMTKPASIKKIEEPDWLWDRSNPIRKRKNIPTSWIEISISEGRNRQVRRMTACVGFPTLRLIRISVDRWKLGNIKVGSYVSF encoded by the coding sequence ATGGCTAAAGTTATAGCATTTAATAAACCATTTGGAGTGATATGCCAGTTTAGTGGTGAGGGGGATACATTAGCAAATTATGTAAATATTCCAGATATATATCCAGTGGGTAGACTCGATAAAGACTCCGAGGGCTTGGTCATACTAACTGATGACGGCTATCTTCAAAATCGCGTCTCTGATCCAAAATATAAGAAAATAAAAACCTATGTTGTGCAGGTTGAAGGAGAGATAACAAATACCGCAACTTCTGCTCTAGAAAAAGGAGTTAAGCTTAAAGATGGAATGACAAAGCCAGCCAGTATTAAAAAAATTGAAGAGCCAGATTGGCTTTGGGATAGATCAAATCCAATTCGAAAAAGAAAAAATATACCAACCTCCTGGATTGAAATCTCAATTAGTGAAGGAAGAAATCGTCAAGTGAGGAGGATGACTGCATGCGTTGGCTTTCCTACTCTCAGATTAATTAGAATAAGCGTTGATCGATGGAAACTAGGAAATATTAAAGTGGGCTCATATGTCTCTTTTTAG
- the leuC gene encoding 3-isopropylmalate dehydratase large subunit: protein MPQTLYDKLMSAHKVLEQDGSTLIYIDRQLIHEVTSPQAFEGLTLTGRKIWRKKANLAVPDHNVPTTDRSSGVSSITDPISRLQVETLDKNCESFDINEIQMNDIRQGIVHVIGPEQGATLPGMSIVCGDSHTTTHGALGALAFGIGTSEVEHVLATGCLWQNKAKNMKIEINGDLGIDVTAKDIALYVIGKIGTAGGTGFAIEFCGSTIENMSIEGRMTLCNMSIEAGAKVGLVAVDNKTIDYVEGRPFSPTGENWRLALEYWQTLHSDSGSHFDESILIDASLIKPQVTWGTSPEMVVDINGSTPDPKNEKDAIKADSIRTALEYIHLKPNTAMSSVTIDKVFIGSCTNSRIEDLRIAASVAKGKKIASNIKLALVVPGSGLVKKQAEEEGLDLIFKDAGFEWREPGCSMCLAMNADKLEVGERCASTSNRNFEGRQGQGSFTHLVSPAIAAASAIAGHFSGVSS, encoded by the coding sequence ATGCCTCAAACACTCTACGATAAACTAATGAGCGCCCATAAAGTTTTAGAACAAGATGGTTCAACGCTTATCTATATTGATCGTCAACTAATTCATGAAGTTACTTCTCCCCAAGCTTTTGAGGGTTTAACCTTAACAGGTAGAAAAATCTGGCGTAAAAAAGCAAATCTAGCTGTCCCAGATCACAATGTTCCCACAACTGATAGATCAAGCGGAGTAAGTAGCATTACTGATCCAATTTCTAGACTTCAGGTTGAAACTTTAGATAAAAACTGTGAGTCATTTGATATTAACGAAATTCAAATGAATGATATCCGTCAAGGCATAGTTCATGTAATTGGTCCTGAACAAGGGGCAACTCTACCTGGCATGAGTATTGTTTGCGGTGACTCTCATACGACAACCCATGGTGCACTTGGAGCTTTAGCATTTGGCATTGGAACTTCTGAAGTTGAACATGTTTTAGCGACTGGCTGTCTATGGCAAAACAAAGCAAAGAATATGAAAATAGAAATTAATGGTGACTTAGGTATTGATGTTACTGCCAAAGACATTGCACTTTATGTCATTGGAAAAATTGGAACTGCAGGTGGAACAGGATTTGCAATAGAGTTCTGTGGATCAACAATTGAAAATATGAGCATCGAAGGAAGAATGACGCTTTGTAATATGTCAATTGAAGCAGGAGCGAAGGTTGGACTGGTGGCAGTTGATAATAAAACAATTGATTATGTAGAGGGCAGACCGTTTTCACCGACAGGTGAAAACTGGCGACTAGCCCTTGAGTATTGGCAAACTCTTCATAGTGACAGTGGATCTCATTTTGATGAGTCTATACTGATTGATGCAAGTCTCATTAAACCACAAGTCACTTGGGGAACATCGCCAGAAATGGTTGTTGATATAAACGGATCAACACCTGATCCTAAAAATGAAAAAGATGCTATAAAGGCAGACAGTATTAGAACTGCTCTTGAATATATTCACTTAAAACCAAATACTGCAATGAGTTCAGTAACCATAGATAAAGTGTTTATTGGTTCTTGCACAAATTCTAGAATAGAAGATTTAAGAATTGCTGCTTCAGTTGCGAAGGGTAAAAAAATTGCAAGTAATATTAAATTAGCACTTGTCGTTCCAGGCTCTGGACTTGTAAAAAAACAAGCTGAAGAAGAAGGTCTTGATCTAATTTTCAAAGATGCTGGATTTGAATGGCGAGAGCCAGGCTGCTCAATGTGTCTTGCAATGAATGCAGATAAATTAGAAGTTGGTGAGAGGTGTGCAAGCACATCTAATAGAAATTTTGAAGGGCGTCAAGGTCAAGGCTCTTTTACACATCTTGTAAGCCCTGCTATTGCAGCAGCTAGTGCAATTGCTGGCCATTTTTCTGGAGTAAGCTCATGA
- a CDS encoding efflux RND transporter permease subunit, whose protein sequence is MEAFLEFLVKQKKFAIVFSLAFIAIGVLSVVGMQRDQFPTVDFEVLSVTTAYPGASPEDVEKKVTNIIEDELLGVSGIKEITSSSREGLSSIIVTLEADLKDVTTVKNDVRNAVNRVKSFPEEVTDLPAVVDFNVSDFPVLTVNIDSTSGNFDQARQITDELQVSLSRIKGVAAVDNPSYLESEIQIKVNPVKLDKFNMSINEVIAAISSRNARFTVGGNNQESLEKNIVILSEFESIDDIKNVVIKSSFDGPVIRLGDIAEVFRGQEEEMSITRVNGTKGFVLQVRKQAQADIIRTVKRVREKVSEIQVNIPDDINIFYTDDSSEAVENRLDIIIKNGYIGLALVLVVLGIFLSIKTAFWVAVSIPVTLLGTVFGLGLTGNTINLISLSGFILVLGIVVDDSIVIAESIHHYKSKEGSLYKNVVTGLKRVILPVITTIISTMLVMSSFFLMGGVLGKFIYVLPVVVIFALGISFLEITFALPAHLATPNKSGKQKTWFIPVENFYNKCMYRFLRWRYLIVPIFIALLVYSAMFAMKNIPFNLFPSRGATVMFANIEAPNGSSASYTENIVIDVENLIVSEIGDDLKSYTSKVGAYFTNKADIEIALSPTSDRERTAEDMQEKLKELVKSVEGAEEIKISLLRPGPPQGADIEVTLVSDNDSQRALAADRLEEILKTIKGVDNINRNDEIGKPRIETVLDFDEMARLGVDYSSVYRHLRTAFSGSYVTDATIAGKDEDIRIYIGENDYTENFIKNTSVKNRQGNSIPMSQFSTLREIAGEPDYNHLDGDRSIKVTASIADGRPRGRPSSVQKDQSENQNTGELQSLDQKPEGAPKARGGRPPSKTIILAQALKELNAAVDYPQVSVITAGGAQESIDSLQDFLRAFVVAICGIYLLLAILFNSYSQPMLVLAAVPFSLIGVVWAFYFHGEPLSFFALTGSLALMGVIVNDSLVMVSHLNYIKAKSAELEDKIVWIARGSRDRLRAVVLTTLTTMAGVLPLAYGIGGTDVFLQPMVLALGYGLIFGTVLTLILLPCMYMMNYDFINMLGRIRAKFSRKKTTA, encoded by the coding sequence ATGGAAGCATTTTTAGAGTTTTTAGTCAAGCAAAAAAAGTTTGCAATTGTATTTTCACTTGCCTTCATTGCTATTGGTGTTTTATCAGTTGTTGGGATGCAAAGAGATCAGTTCCCTACGGTTGACTTTGAAGTGTTGAGTGTGACTACTGCTTATCCTGGAGCTTCCCCTGAAGATGTAGAGAAAAAAGTTACAAATATTATCGAAGATGAATTACTAGGCGTCAGTGGAATTAAAGAAATTACATCTTCGTCTCGGGAAGGACTTTCATCGATTATTGTTACACTTGAAGCAGATTTAAAAGATGTCACCACTGTTAAGAATGATGTTCGGAATGCAGTAAATCGTGTCAAATCATTTCCTGAAGAAGTAACAGACTTGCCTGCAGTTGTTGATTTTAATGTCAGTGACTTTCCAGTTCTTACTGTCAATATTGACAGTACATCGGGAAATTTTGATCAGGCGAGACAAATTACAGACGAACTTCAGGTTTCATTGTCTAGAATTAAAGGTGTTGCCGCAGTTGATAATCCAAGCTACCTTGAAAGTGAAATACAGATAAAGGTCAATCCTGTTAAGCTTGATAAATTTAACATGTCTATTAATGAGGTTATAGCTGCAATCTCAAGTCGAAATGCACGCTTTACTGTAGGTGGAAATAATCAAGAGAGTCTTGAGAAAAACATTGTAATTCTCTCTGAATTTGAGAGTATTGATGATATTAAAAATGTAGTCATAAAGTCAAGTTTTGATGGACCTGTCATTAGGTTGGGCGATATTGCTGAGGTTTTTAGAGGACAAGAAGAAGAAATGTCCATTACGCGAGTTAATGGAACTAAAGGTTTTGTCCTCCAGGTTAGAAAACAGGCTCAAGCGGATATTATTAGAACAGTTAAAAGAGTAAGAGAAAAAGTTTCAGAGATTCAAGTTAATATTCCAGATGATATCAATATTTTTTATACAGATGACTCGTCAGAGGCAGTTGAAAATAGACTCGATATTATTATTAAAAATGGCTATATTGGCCTTGCATTAGTTTTAGTTGTTTTGGGCATCTTCCTTTCGATTAAGACGGCATTTTGGGTTGCTGTGAGTATTCCAGTAACACTTCTAGGAACAGTATTCGGGCTCGGTCTAACTGGTAATACGATAAATCTTATTTCACTTTCTGGGTTTATCCTTGTTCTTGGTATCGTTGTGGATGATAGCATCGTCATTGCTGAGAGTATTCATCATTACAAATCCAAAGAAGGGAGTCTATACAAAAATGTAGTAACAGGTTTAAAGCGAGTCATTTTGCCTGTAATTACAACGATTATTTCAACCATGCTTGTCATGTCTTCTTTTTTCCTAATGGGTGGAGTCTTAGGAAAATTTATTTATGTACTTCCTGTAGTAGTAATTTTTGCTCTCGGAATATCTTTTCTTGAAATCACTTTTGCTTTGCCTGCTCATTTAGCAACTCCAAATAAAAGTGGAAAACAAAAAACCTGGTTTATACCTGTTGAAAATTTCTACAATAAATGCATGTACCGCTTTCTAAGATGGCGCTACTTAATTGTTCCTATTTTTATTGCCTTACTTGTTTATTCAGCAATGTTTGCAATGAAAAATATTCCATTTAATTTATTTCCTTCAAGGGGTGCAACAGTAATGTTTGCTAACATTGAAGCACCCAATGGAAGCTCAGCCTCTTACACCGAGAATATTGTTATTGACGTTGAAAATCTAATTGTTAGCGAGATTGGTGATGATCTCAAGTCTTACACTAGTAAAGTTGGTGCCTACTTCACAAATAAGGCGGATATTGAAATTGCTCTATCTCCTACAAGTGATCGTGAGAGAACTGCAGAAGATATGCAAGAAAAACTTAAAGAATTAGTCAAGAGTGTTGAAGGTGCTGAAGAAATTAAAATTTCATTACTTAGACCTGGACCACCTCAAGGCGCAGATATTGAGGTAACTCTTGTATCTGATAATGATTCTCAGAGAGCTCTTGCTGCCGATAGACTTGAAGAGATTCTAAAAACAATTAAGGGTGTTGATAATATCAACCGTAACGATGAGATCGGAAAGCCTAGAATTGAAACAGTACTTGATTTTGATGAGATGGCGCGTTTAGGTGTTGATTATTCTTCTGTATATCGTCATCTTAGGACCGCTTTTTCAGGGTCATATGTGACTGATGCAACAATTGCTGGGAAGGATGAGGATATTAGGATTTATATTGGTGAGAATGATTACACTGAAAACTTTATTAAAAATACTTCAGTTAAAAATCGTCAAGGCAACTCAATCCCAATGAGTCAGTTTTCAACTCTACGAGAAATTGCTGGTGAGCCTGACTACAACCACTTAGATGGTGATCGCTCTATAAAAGTTACTGCAAGTATTGCTGATGGGCGCCCTAGAGGAAGGCCAAGTAGTGTTCAGAAAGATCAAAGTGAAAATCAAAACACTGGTGAGCTCCAATCCCTAGACCAAAAACCTGAGGGAGCTCCAAAAGCAAGAGGGGGACGACCGCCTTCTAAGACAATAATATTAGCGCAGGCATTAAAAGAGCTCAATGCTGCAGTTGATTATCCACAAGTTTCAGTTATTACTGCTGGAGGAGCGCAAGAGTCTATAGATTCGCTTCAAGACTTTCTGAGGGCTTTCGTTGTTGCAATATGTGGCATTTATCTTTTATTGGCAATACTCTTTAACTCATATTCACAGCCAATGCTTGTATTAGCTGCAGTTCCATTTTCTTTAATTGGAGTTGTTTGGGCATTTTATTTTCATGGTGAGCCACTAAGTTTCTTTGCATTGACAGGCTCATTAGCCTTAATGGGAGTAATTGTAAATGACTCTTTAGTAATGGTAAGTCACTTAAACTATATCAAAGCAAAGAGCGCAGAACTTGAAGACAAAATCGTCTGGATAGCGCGAGGCTCTAGAGATCGTCTTAGAGCGGTAGTATTAACTACTTTAACGACGATGGCTGGTGTATTGCCACTTGCATATGGTATTGGTGGTACAGATGTGTTCTTGCAGCCAATGGTTCTTGCTCTTGGTTATGGCCTAATATTTGGAACAGTTTTAACTTTAATCTTGCTTCCATGTATGTACATGATGAACTATGACTTTATCAATATGCTTGGAAGGATAAGAGCTAAGTTTTCTAGGAAGAAAACTACAGCTTAA
- the rnhA gene encoding ribonuclease HI — protein MENIVIYTDGGCRGNPGVGGWGVWLRYRDHDKKLKGSELNTTNNKMELTAAIKALEAVKSSEISIDLYTDSKYVIQGINDWIDGWKSKGWKTSGKKPVKNVELWKRLDTLNQKYSVNWHWVKGHSDDPGNDMADLLANQAMDELI, from the coding sequence ATGGAAAATATTGTAATTTATACAGATGGTGGATGTAGAGGTAACCCGGGTGTTGGTGGATGGGGAGTATGGCTTCGTTATAGAGATCATGATAAAAAATTAAAAGGTTCAGAGCTGAATACAACCAATAATAAAATGGAATTAACTGCAGCCATAAAGGCACTGGAGGCAGTGAAATCATCTGAAATATCAATTGATTTATATACAGATTCTAAGTATGTTATCCAAGGTATAAATGATTGGATTGATGGCTGGAAATCTAAAGGATGGAAAACATCTGGCAAAAAACCAGTAAAGAACGTCGAGCTTTGGAAGCGACTAGATACCCTTAATCAGAAATACAGTGTGAACTGGCACTGGGTTAAAGGTCACAGTGACGACCCTGGAAATGATATGGCTGATCTTTTGGCTAATCAGGCTATGGATGAACTCATTTAA
- a CDS encoding type II toxin-antitoxin system RatA family toxin, producing MHRISKSAIVPYTPQQMFELVNNIDDYSQFLNWCDSSSILNESGNQITASVQINKSGFKQTFTTINTLTPFQSIEMKLLDGPFDELSGEWRFESLGENAAKVHLELEFSFKSMLLDMTISPVFKSIANSQLDAFVDRAKIVYG from the coding sequence ATGCATCGTATTTCTAAAAGTGCAATTGTTCCATACACACCTCAGCAAATGTTTGAGCTAGTTAATAATATAGATGACTATTCTCAATTTTTAAACTGGTGTGACTCTTCCTCTATTTTAAATGAATCTGGTAATCAAATCACTGCCTCAGTTCAGATTAATAAAAGTGGCTTTAAACAAACATTTACAACGATCAATACTTTAACTCCATTTCAGTCGATAGAAATGAAACTACTGGATGGCCCTTTCGATGAGCTTTCTGGGGAGTGGCGATTTGAATCGCTTGGTGAAAATGCTGCAAAGGTCCATCTAGAACTTGAATTTAGCTTTAAATCAATGCTACTCGACATGACAATCTCCCCTGTATTTAAAAGTATTGCCAACTCACAATTAGACGCTTTTGTTGATAGAGCAAAAATTGTTTATGGCTAA
- a CDS encoding ferritin-like domain-containing protein: MSLFRLAYDALICNDVSEKVILTSKLIHYKGLKDAYPKCKIKKIPIPGRPQKPTLVNFNGAPKRDKSELGMIKNIHAICHIEFNAINLALDAIYRFQEMPIEYYDDWIKVAIEESYHFTLLRKYLESLEYQYGDFDAHNGLWQMTVETDYDVLARMALVPRVLEARGLDVTPSIKKKFSGSKYNEMVSILDIIFEDEIGHVKIGNFWYQYLCKKRKIDPIKTFDQLIKKHIGTNLRGPFNIEARLLSDFSQSELDYLEHPELLIIK; encoded by the coding sequence ATGTCTCTTTTTAGACTAGCATATGATGCTCTAATCTGCAATGATGTGAGTGAGAAAGTAATTTTAACTAGTAAACTTATTCATTATAAGGGTCTGAAAGATGCCTATCCAAAATGCAAGATTAAAAAAATTCCAATTCCTGGTCGACCCCAAAAGCCAACCTTAGTTAATTTTAATGGAGCTCCAAAAAGAGATAAGTCTGAACTAGGCATGATAAAAAATATTCATGCCATTTGTCACATTGAGTTCAATGCAATCAATTTAGCGCTTGATGCAATTTACAGATTTCAAGAGATGCCAATTGAATACTATGATGACTGGATTAAAGTTGCCATTGAGGAATCCTATCACTTTACACTTCTAAGAAAATATCTTGAGAGCCTAGAATATCAATATGGAGATTTCGATGCTCATAATGGCTTATGGCAAATGACAGTTGAAACTGACTATGATGTATTGGCAAGAATGGCGCTAGTTCCAAGGGTTCTTGAAGCAAGAGGATTGGATGTCACTCCGAGCATCAAAAAAAAATTTAGCGGCTCAAAGTACAACGAAATGGTTTCAATATTAGATATTATTTTTGAAGATGAAATTGGGCATGTAAAGATTGGAAACTTTTGGTATCAATATTTATGCAAAAAGAGGAAGATTGATCCCATTAAAACTTTTGACCAGTTAATAAAAAAACATATTGGAACAAATTTACGTGGGCCATTTAATATTGAAGCAAGACTGCTCTCAGACTTCAGTCAAAGTGAATTAGATTATTTAGAGCATCCCGAACTATTAATTATTAAATGA